In Bacteroidota bacterium, a single window of DNA contains:
- the lspA gene encoding signal peptidase II, translating into MAVLWITVIVVIFDQLTKLLVKGSPWSVLPFPGMRYGSSIPFIDDIVRITYIENAGIAFGISIPGFKVVFAVFSIVASIAILWYLKHNLERLRTSERVALALILGGAVGNLIDRVFYGVIYHEQSLFYGRVVDFVDFGYHRNWFPVFNVADSSVTIGVGLLILLLMRHKPSQPESIVAEGEPLPMESKPNEPEARESHSEAAESSAP; encoded by the coding sequence ATGGCCGTTCTCTGGATCACAGTTATCGTCGTTATTTTCGATCAGCTGACGAAGCTGCTCGTGAAGGGTTCGCCGTGGAGTGTACTCCCATTCCCGGGAATGCGGTATGGAAGCTCGATTCCGTTTATTGACGATATCGTTCGGATTACCTATATCGAGAATGCTGGTATCGCGTTTGGCATTAGCATTCCTGGGTTTAAGGTTGTCTTCGCGGTATTTTCCATCGTTGCCTCCATTGCGATCCTCTGGTATTTGAAGCACAATCTGGAACGGTTGCGCACAAGCGAGCGCGTCGCGCTTGCGCTCATTCTGGGTGGTGCTGTAGGCAATCTGATTGACCGCGTCTTCTATGGTGTTATCTATCACGAGCAATCACTCTTTTATGGTCGCGTGGTCGATTTTGTTGACTTCGGCTATCACCGCAACTGGTTTCCTGTTTTTAACGTCGCCGACTCATCGGTCACGATTGGTGTTGGGCTCCTGATCCTTCTGCTCATGCGCCATAAACCTTCGCAACCGGAATCAATTGTTGCTGAAGGCGAGCCGCTCCCGATGGAATCGAAACCTAATGAACCTGAGGCCAGAGAATCACACTCCGAGGCCGCTGAGTCTTCCGCGCCATGA